The Herbaspirillum sp. RTI4 genome has a segment encoding these proteins:
- a CDS encoding DUF1120 domain-containing protein, giving the protein MKLATQFLAASTLALAVGSAFAVDGVANIKIKGKIGIGSCTISSTTPDNTVTYDMIAKNSLTRESNPIGTRNMTLTVDCSAITGIKIYSQDAAIAGLTGAPSNADFQFSTGGTMSVSNVDSYNLAATNASAATEKKIVGKYVMKASDIKVTSGVSGETPLDATLVDSSTESGFGSGASTNQYLTKTAEPYHKLALKSNAGTTAYGKTFVIPVEIATSLVKNTSLPTPATGDDLEFEGVATLTVSVL; this is encoded by the coding sequence ATGAAACTCGCAACGCAATTTTTAGCAGCATCGACATTGGCCCTGGCAGTCGGCTCCGCCTTTGCAGTAGACGGCGTAGCAAACATCAAGATCAAAGGGAAAATTGGTATCGGAAGCTGCACAATCAGCTCGACCACACCAGACAACACGGTGACCTACGACATGATTGCAAAAAATTCTTTGACCAGGGAAAGCAACCCCATCGGCACTCGTAACATGACACTGACCGTAGATTGCTCAGCAATCACCGGCATCAAGATTTACTCGCAAGATGCCGCCATCGCAGGTCTGACAGGCGCCCCGTCGAATGCCGACTTCCAGTTCAGCACGGGTGGCACGATGAGCGTCTCTAATGTCGACTCTTACAACCTGGCCGCCACCAACGCCTCAGCCGCGACAGAAAAGAAAATCGTTGGCAAATACGTCATGAAAGCAAGTGACATCAAGGTAACGAGTGGCGTAAGCGGAGAAACACCTCTCGATGCCACCCTTGTCGACTCAAGCACCGAAAGCGGCTTCGGCTCTGGCGCCAGTACCAATCAATACCTGACCAAGACTGCCGAGCCTTATCACAAGCTCGCCCTCAAATCCAATGCTGGCACGACGGCTTATGGCAAAACGTTTGTGATCCCGGTCGAAATAGCCACCTCCCTCGTCAAAAATACAAGTTTGCCGACTCCTGCGACCGGTGACGATCTTGAGTTTGAAGGTGTGGCAACGCTTACCGTTTCGGTATTGTAA
- a CDS encoding fimbria/pilus chaperone family protein, protein MKKLPCSLKKISGMNMILASSLLAAVLSTWTPAARANLVLQSPTVMVEQSEGEGTMLVQNKADSPMLMHVDVVNVPEDQEDLILVAPPITRLDSGDTQLVRFILKDPGTIKTERFKRATFEGIPKSAANSVQIALRQNIGLVIRPAGLTPNDTPWKLLKWRNTAQGLSVENPSPYIVRMLEGIKLLPAGTELLLSKNYLLPGEKITLPSHAPLTDVQKVSFQPASINGFIKATHEATVE, encoded by the coding sequence ATGAAAAAATTGCCTTGCTCGCTAAAAAAAATTTCTGGAATGAACATGATTCTGGCGTCCTCATTACTGGCGGCCGTTCTGTCCACATGGACCCCCGCCGCGCGCGCCAATCTGGTATTGCAATCGCCCACCGTCATGGTCGAACAAAGCGAAGGGGAAGGCACCATGCTGGTGCAGAACAAGGCCGACTCTCCGATGCTGATGCACGTCGATGTGGTGAACGTGCCGGAAGATCAGGAAGACCTGATTCTGGTCGCGCCCCCGATCACACGCCTCGACAGCGGTGACACCCAGCTGGTGCGCTTCATTCTCAAGGACCCGGGCACCATCAAAACCGAACGGTTCAAACGCGCCACCTTCGAAGGTATTCCCAAATCGGCCGCTAATTCAGTCCAGATCGCCCTGCGCCAAAACATCGGACTCGTGATTCGCCCCGCCGGTCTGACGCCGAACGACACACCGTGGAAGCTCCTGAAATGGCGCAACACGGCACAAGGACTGAGCGTTGAAAACCCCAGCCCTTATATCGTTCGCATGCTTGAGGGAATAAAACTTCTGCCGGCAGGAACCGAGTTGTTATTAAGTAAAAATTACCTGCTTCCCGGAGAAAAAATCACGCTGCCTTCCCATGCTCCGCTTACCGACGTCCAAAAAGTGTCGTTCCAACCGGCATCGATTAATGGCTTCATCAAAGCAACGCATGAAGCCACTGTCGAATAA
- a CDS encoding ABC transporter ATP-binding protein, with amino-acid sequence MSNIVEIRGLHFAYGQRAILSDLRMDFPRGKVIAVMGGSGSGKTTILRLIGGQLQPQSGSVEVDGQQVDTLPTADLYTLRRKMGMLFQNGALFTDMSVFENVAFPLREHTRLPESAIHDLVLLKLNAVGLRNAAQLRPSEISGGMGRRVALARAIALDPALIMYDEPFAGLDPISMGVTANLIRKLNDALGSTSIVVSHDVDESFLIADYVYFLSNGKVVAQGTPQEMRASTDPYVIQFVNAAADGPVPFHYPGKTVAEDLGLEKRL; translated from the coding sequence TTGTCAAATATCGTCGAAATACGCGGTTTACATTTTGCCTATGGCCAGAGAGCGATCCTGTCGGATTTGCGCATGGACTTTCCGCGCGGCAAGGTGATTGCCGTCATGGGCGGTTCCGGTTCGGGGAAAACCACGATATTGCGACTGATCGGCGGCCAGTTACAGCCTCAGTCAGGTAGCGTGGAGGTGGACGGGCAGCAGGTGGATACTTTGCCTACGGCTGATCTTTATACTTTGCGCCGCAAGATGGGCATGCTGTTTCAGAACGGCGCTTTGTTTACCGATATGTCGGTGTTTGAGAACGTGGCATTTCCTCTGCGCGAGCACACCCGCTTGCCTGAGTCGGCCATTCACGATCTGGTGCTGCTCAAGCTCAATGCGGTCGGTTTGCGCAATGCAGCGCAGTTGCGGCCGTCTGAAATTTCCGGCGGCATGGGGCGGCGTGTGGCGCTGGCCCGCGCCATTGCTCTCGATCCGGCGCTGATTATGTACGACGAGCCGTTTGCCGGGCTCGATCCGATCTCCATGGGCGTGACCGCCAATCTGATCCGCAAGCTCAACGATGCGCTGGGTTCGACCTCGATTGTGGTGTCGCACGATGTGGATGAGTCTTTTCTGATTGCCGATTACGTCTATTTCCTGTCGAACGGCAAGGTGGTGGCACAAGGCACGCCGCAAGAAATGCGCGCTTCGACCGATCCCTACGTCATACAGTTCGTCAATGCTGCGGCGGACGGGCCGGTGCCCTTCCATTACCCGGGAAAGACTGTGGCGGAAGACCTTGGTCTGGAGAAGCGTT